One segment of Danio aesculapii chromosome 3, fDanAes4.1, whole genome shotgun sequence DNA contains the following:
- the pyya gene encoding peptide YY-A, which translates to MAVMLKPWTVVATVLICVLLCLGTFVDAYPPKPENPGDDAAPEELAKYYTALRHYINLITRQRYGKRSTSEDVMAELLFGDDTEHKQRSRYDDSFMW; encoded by the exons atGGCCGTCATGCTGAAACCCTGGACCGTTGTCGCCACTGTCCTCATCTGTGTGCTCCTGTGTCTCGGGACTTTTGTGGACGCTTATCCGCCTAAACCGGAGAACCCTGGAGATGACGCTGCTCCGGAGGAACTCGCCAAATATTACACCGCGCTGAGACACTACATCAACCTCATCACGAGGCAACG GTATGGGAAAAGGTCCACTTCGGAAGATGTGATGGCAGAACTGCTGTTCGGGGATGACACAGAGCACAAACAGAGATCAAG ATACGACGACTCTTTTATGTGGTGA